Proteins encoded within one genomic window of Akkermansiaceae bacterium:
- the rnr gene encoding ribonuclease R, which produces MMNTPHSPDMPADKLRSSMMEFFDSTDYRPMTKSEIARSLKVPPSVRSAFRATLDTLVEEGVLTLEKKGLYRLRSSGGKNQLTGTLKFHPKGHGLFFPDASDEQNIATGIDLVANSRLHMNRRDTGTALDGDRVLASLKQPSPRRQFRIRSEMEDEQEVRAIVEKVLSRRSGRIVGVFQTKGGFAWVDTDDKSVEGRVEIIADSTAEPGQLVVVDVGQWKDRYEVPRGRVIEVLGWPGDPGVDIISVIHRFGLRTSFPENVLAEAHAVPEDPEPAEIARRKDWRDKLVITIDPADAKDHDDAIWLEKTARGWTLAVHIADVSHYIKPGKPMDKEASERGNSTYLVDRVLPMLPTELSNGICSLKPHVDRLTKCALMEISHDGRLEKATFFDAVIHSRAKLSYEQAQMILDGLPAPEGSDPYLVPLVKEGWALASTMRRRRFANGALDLEMPEIKVRLDSKGRAASAEPVIHTESHQLIEECMLIANEAVAKLLREKGKPSVFRIHEDPDPSRLMDYTETAKLHGYKPGDLTNRDHIQKLLDESKGSPEEHVIKLGLLKSLKRAAYSAEPLGHYGLAKTDYTHFTSPIRRYSDLIVHRSMQPFLENPPKPVDRTPSQADLREIARHISDTERTSAEAESETKQIKLLEYLARVAKEEDGQLFDGLITDVRPMGLMVEIPDMGVRGVVKREELPSGSRWRFEAHRKAWVSFDGKVIQLGMRIPLRVAAINMEKRFVDFKIAGKPTSEGTRPLNAPPHPPTRKHQKPQTKPAAKAGPPNKIRKTDGANKKKRFPGGGKKTGKKRRG; this is translated from the coding sequence ATGATGAATACCCCCCACTCTCCTGACATGCCCGCTGACAAGCTGCGTTCGTCGATGATGGAATTTTTCGACTCCACCGACTACCGGCCGATGACGAAATCCGAGATCGCCCGCAGCCTCAAGGTACCTCCCTCCGTCCGTTCCGCCTTCCGCGCCACCCTGGACACCCTGGTCGAGGAAGGCGTCCTCACTTTGGAAAAGAAAGGCTTGTACCGCCTCCGGTCCAGCGGTGGAAAGAACCAGCTCACCGGCACCCTCAAATTCCATCCGAAGGGGCACGGCCTGTTTTTCCCGGACGCATCCGATGAACAGAACATCGCCACCGGCATCGATCTGGTGGCGAACTCCCGCCTGCACATGAACCGCCGGGATACCGGCACCGCGCTGGATGGCGACCGCGTGCTCGCCTCCCTGAAGCAGCCCAGCCCGCGCCGCCAGTTCCGCATCCGCAGCGAGATGGAGGATGAGCAGGAAGTGCGCGCCATCGTGGAAAAAGTGCTCTCCCGCCGCTCCGGCAGGATCGTGGGGGTGTTCCAGACCAAGGGCGGATTCGCCTGGGTGGACACGGATGACAAATCCGTGGAGGGCCGGGTGGAGATCATCGCGGACTCCACCGCGGAACCAGGACAACTGGTGGTGGTGGATGTCGGCCAATGGAAGGATCGCTACGAGGTGCCGCGCGGCCGCGTCATCGAGGTGCTCGGCTGGCCCGGAGATCCCGGGGTGGACATCATTTCCGTGATCCACCGCTTCGGCCTGCGCACGTCATTTCCGGAAAATGTCCTCGCTGAGGCACATGCCGTCCCGGAGGACCCGGAACCGGCGGAAATCGCCCGCCGCAAGGACTGGCGGGACAAGCTCGTCATCACCATCGACCCGGCGGACGCGAAGGATCATGACGACGCCATCTGGCTGGAAAAGACCGCCCGCGGCTGGACGCTGGCCGTCCACATCGCGGACGTCTCCCACTACATCAAGCCGGGCAAGCCGATGGACAAGGAAGCGTCCGAGCGCGGCAATTCCACCTACCTGGTGGACCGCGTGCTGCCGATGCTGCCGACGGAGCTTTCCAACGGGATCTGCTCGCTCAAGCCCCATGTGGACCGCCTGACGAAGTGCGCGCTGATGGAGATCTCCCACGACGGGCGGCTCGAAAAGGCAACGTTCTTCGACGCGGTGATCCACTCCCGTGCGAAGCTTTCCTATGAGCAGGCACAGATGATCCTCGACGGCCTGCCCGCACCGGAAGGCTCCGATCCGTATCTGGTGCCACTGGTGAAGGAGGGCTGGGCGCTCGCCTCCACCATGCGCCGCCGCCGCTTCGCGAATGGCGCGCTGGACCTGGAGATGCCTGAGATCAAGGTCCGGCTCGACAGCAAGGGCCGCGCCGCATCGGCGGAGCCGGTCATCCACACGGAAAGCCACCAGCTCATCGAGGAGTGCATGCTCATCGCCAACGAGGCTGTCGCCAAGTTGCTGCGCGAAAAGGGCAAGCCCTCCGTTTTCCGCATCCATGAAGATCCGGATCCATCGCGCCTGATGGACTACACGGAAACCGCGAAGCTCCACGGTTACAAGCCGGGGGACCTGACGAACCGCGACCATATCCAGAAGCTGCTCGATGAATCGAAGGGCAGCCCGGAGGAACACGTGATCAAGCTGGGCCTGCTGAAGTCGCTGAAACGCGCCGCGTATTCCGCCGAGCCGCTCGGCCACTACGGCCTCGCGAAGACGGACTACACGCACTTCACCAGCCCCATCCGCCGCTACTCCGACCTCATCGTCCACCGTTCGATGCAGCCGTTTCTGGAGAACCCGCCGAAGCCGGTGGACCGCACGCCATCCCAGGCGGATCTGCGCGAGATTGCCCGCCATATCTCGGACACCGAGCGCACCTCCGCCGAAGCGGAGAGCGAGACAAAGCAGATCAAACTGCTGGAGTACCTCGCCCGCGTCGCCAAGGAAGAGGACGGCCAGCTTTTCGACGGCCTGATCACCGATGTCCGGCCGATGGGCCTGATGGTCGAGATCCCGGACATGGGCGTACGCGGTGTGGTGAAACGCGAGGAACTGCCCTCCGGCAGCCGCTGGCGTTTCGAGGCCCACCGCAAGGCGTGGGTTTCCTTCGACGGAAAGGTCATCCAGCTCGGCATGCGGATCCCCTTGCGGGTTGCCGCGATCAACATGGAGAAGCGGTTCGTCGATTTCAAGATCGCCGGAAAGCCGACCAGCGAAGGCACCCGTCCGCTGAACGCACCTCCTCATCCACCCACCCGCAAGCACCAGAAACCGCAGACGAAACCCGCCGCAAAGGCAGGTCCGCCCAACAAGATCCGGAAGACGGATGGCGCGAACAAGAAGAAGCGGTTTCCCGGCGGCGGGAAGAAGACGGGAAAGAAAAGGCGCGGATGA
- a CDS encoding nuclear transport factor 2 family protein, translating to MTIIRETNPLRLLPMIDTYYEAFNAGDRGKMFSLLTDDVVHDLNQSGSETGITAFRAFMERMDRCYQETLEDIVIFESADGTRAAAEFNVRGKYLSTDEGLPEANGQTYLIPAGAFLTLRDGKISRLTMYYNLQEWLRQVRA from the coding sequence ATGACGATCATCCGGGAAACCAACCCGCTCCGGCTACTCCCGATGATCGATACCTACTACGAAGCCTTCAACGCGGGTGACCGCGGGAAGATGTTCTCCCTGCTCACGGACGATGTCGTCCATGACCTCAACCAAAGCGGCAGCGAAACGGGCATCACCGCGTTCCGCGCGTTCATGGAGCGCATGGACCGCTGCTATCAGGAAACGCTGGAGGACATCGTGATCTTCGAAAGCGCGGACGGCACCCGGGCCGCCGCCGAGTTCAACGTGCGCGGCAAGTATCTGTCCACGGACGAGGGACTCCCGGAAGCGAACGGCCAGACCTACCTGATCCCGGCGGGGGCTTTCCTCACGCTGCGGGATGGGAAAATCTCCCGGCTGACGATGTACTACAACCTGCAGGAATGGCTGCGGCAGGTGAGGGCGTGA
- a CDS encoding DeoR/GlpR transcriptional regulator, with protein MLVTERQHQILHRVQMQGAVRNIDLVEEFGVSDETIRKDLTALERLGRLLRTHGGAVRPEPDRFDLPLPERTAINETEKDLIATAAAQLISARETIFLDASSTVLRLADHLPPMPLTVVTNAHHIVVTLAARTDLTLVCTGGTYENQSRSYTGAMAEDASKRFVIRSAFLGVDALDPDRGAMDVNHGHGVLKERLIERVDRVIVLADSTKLGARSAYRFADVKDIDILITDTAASPELVSRFEAQGVQVIMAGGRATGTRGKKGGA; from the coding sequence ATGCTCGTAACGGAACGCCAGCACCAGATTCTCCACCGCGTCCAGATGCAGGGAGCTGTGCGCAACATTGATCTGGTGGAGGAATTCGGAGTGTCGGATGAGACCATCCGGAAGGATCTGACCGCGCTGGAGCGGTTGGGGCGGTTGTTGCGGACCCACGGCGGAGCGGTGCGGCCGGAGCCGGACAGATTTGACCTTCCGTTGCCGGAGCGCACCGCCATCAATGAAACGGAGAAGGACCTCATCGCCACGGCGGCGGCCCAACTGATCTCCGCCCGTGAGACCATCTTTCTGGATGCCAGCTCCACGGTGCTGCGGCTGGCGGACCACCTGCCGCCGATGCCGCTCACGGTCGTCACCAACGCCCATCACATCGTGGTCACTCTGGCCGCCCGGACGGATCTCACGCTGGTCTGCACCGGCGGCACCTATGAGAACCAGTCACGCAGCTACACCGGAGCGATGGCGGAGGATGCCTCGAAGCGCTTCGTCATCCGCAGCGCGTTCCTTGGCGTGGATGCGCTGGATCCGGACCGCGGGGCCATGGACGTCAACCATGGCCACGGCGTGTTGAAAGAACGGCTCATCGAGCGGGTGGACCGCGTGATCGTGCTGGCGGACAGCACGAAGCTGGGCGCCCGCAGTGCCTACCGTTTCGCGGATGTGAAGGACATCGACATCCTGATCACGGACACCGCCGCCTCCCCTGAGCTGGTCTCAAGATTCGAGGCGCAGGGCGTGCAGGTGATCATGGCCGGGGGGCGGGCCACAGGCACACGGGGAAAGAAGGGCGGCGCGTGA
- a CDS encoding aquaporin family protein, which translates to MNPYLAEFIGTAILILLGNGVVANVVLNRSKGQNGGWIVITVGWGLAVAMAVYAVGRISGAHLNPAVTVGLASIGGFPWEKVPGFIAAQVAGGAVGATLVWLAYLAHWGETPDKGAKLACFSTAPAVRKIGPAIITEVIGTAMLVFGVLAIGSVKAGVVDPDLQSVAGVVANWWGPMLVGLLVVSIGVSLGGPTGYAINPARDLGPRIAHQLLPIAGKGGSDWAYAWVPIVAPIIGGVTGALLHRALFGA; encoded by the coding sequence ATGAATCCTTATCTCGCTGAATTCATCGGCACCGCCATCCTGATCCTCCTGGGGAATGGCGTGGTGGCCAACGTGGTGCTCAACCGCAGCAAGGGCCAGAACGGCGGCTGGATCGTCATCACCGTCGGCTGGGGCCTCGCGGTCGCCATGGCGGTGTATGCCGTGGGCCGCATCTCCGGTGCCCACCTGAATCCGGCGGTCACCGTCGGCCTCGCCTCCATCGGTGGTTTCCCTTGGGAGAAAGTGCCCGGTTTCATCGCAGCCCAGGTGGCTGGCGGTGCCGTCGGTGCCACCCTGGTCTGGCTGGCCTACCTGGCCCACTGGGGTGAAACCCCGGACAAGGGCGCGAAGCTGGCCTGCTTTTCCACGGCTCCGGCCGTCAGGAAGATCGGCCCGGCAATCATCACCGAGGTCATCGGCACCGCGATGCTGGTGTTCGGCGTGCTGGCCATCGGCAGCGTGAAAGCTGGCGTGGTTGATCCCGATCTCCAGTCCGTGGCCGGAGTCGTCGCCAACTGGTGGGGACCGATGCTGGTCGGCCTGCTCGTCGTATCGATCGGCGTGTCACTCGGCGGACCCACCGGCTATGCCATCAACCCCGCGCGTGACCTGGGTCCGCGCATCGCCCACCAGCTCCTGCCCATCGCGGGCAAGGGCGGTTCCGACTGGGCCTACGCCTGGGTGCCCATCGTGGCCCCCATCATCGGCGGCGTGACCGGCGCCCTCCTCCACCGTGCGCTCTTCGGCGCGTGA
- the glpK gene encoding glycerol kinase GlpK, translating to MSSEKFIMALDQGTTSSRTLIVNHAGKVISVAQMEFKQHYPKPGWVEHDPMEIWSSQSATEAEALSKADLRHRDIAAIGITNQRETTVVWNKNTGKPVYNAIVWQDRRTADYCAKLKEQGLEPKFTEKTGLRLDPYFSGTKLRWILENVEGARAEAEAGNLIFGTIDSWLVWKLTDGAVHVTDATNASRTLLFNIHTGDWDDEILEILHIPRKMLPEVKGSSEVYGNSTKNVPIAGMAGDQQSALFGQACFEPGMAKNTYGTGCFMLMNTGEKAIPSKNNLLTTVAWKIGDKTEYALEGSIFVGGAVVQWLRDELKIVSSAEECSKLAASVPDAGGMYLVPAFAGLGAPHWDPYARGLCIGMTRGTNRAHYCRAALEGIAFQSADLIECMTKDSGIEIKELRVDGGASRSEPLMQFQSDLLGVNVVRPDNVETTAMGAAYLAGLAVGYWESKEDIVSRWKEDARFQPSRQQDDIKKLVAGWNRAVDRAKAWEQPDNES from the coding sequence ATGAGCTCTGAAAAATTCATCATGGCCCTGGACCAGGGCACCACCAGCTCCCGCACGCTGATCGTCAACCACGCCGGCAAGGTCATCTCCGTCGCCCAGATGGAGTTCAAGCAACACTACCCGAAGCCCGGCTGGGTGGAGCATGACCCGATGGAAATCTGGTCCAGCCAATCCGCCACGGAGGCGGAGGCGCTGAGCAAGGCGGACCTCCGGCACCGTGACATCGCCGCCATCGGCATCACCAACCAGCGGGAAACCACCGTGGTCTGGAACAAGAACACCGGAAAGCCGGTCTACAATGCCATCGTCTGGCAGGATCGCCGGACCGCCGACTACTGCGCGAAGCTGAAAGAACAAGGACTGGAGCCGAAATTCACCGAGAAAACCGGACTCCGCCTGGACCCCTATTTCTCCGGCACCAAGTTGCGCTGGATCCTGGAGAACGTGGAGGGGGCACGGGCGGAGGCGGAAGCGGGCAACCTGATCTTCGGCACCATCGACAGTTGGCTGGTGTGGAAGCTGACGGACGGCGCGGTCCATGTGACGGACGCCACCAACGCCTCCCGCACGCTGCTTTTCAACATCCACACCGGAGACTGGGATGATGAAATTCTGGAGATCCTGCACATCCCGCGGAAGATGCTGCCTGAGGTGAAGGGCTCAAGCGAGGTGTATGGCAACAGCACCAAGAACGTGCCCATCGCGGGCATGGCGGGCGACCAGCAGTCCGCCCTTTTCGGCCAGGCGTGTTTCGAGCCGGGCATGGCGAAGAACACCTACGGCACCGGCTGCTTCATGCTGATGAACACCGGGGAAAAGGCCATTCCGTCGAAGAACAATCTGCTCACCACCGTGGCGTGGAAGATCGGCGACAAGACGGAGTATGCGCTGGAAGGCTCGATCTTTGTCGGCGGTGCCGTCGTCCAGTGGCTGCGTGACGAACTGAAGATCGTCTCCAGCGCGGAGGAGTGCAGCAAACTGGCGGCCAGCGTGCCGGATGCGGGCGGCATGTATCTGGTGCCCGCCTTCGCGGGACTCGGTGCGCCGCACTGGGATCCCTATGCACGCGGCCTCTGCATCGGCATGACGCGCGGCACCAACCGGGCGCACTATTGCCGGGCCGCGCTGGAGGGCATCGCTTTCCAGAGCGCGGACCTCATCGAGTGCATGACGAAGGACAGCGGCATCGAGATCAAGGAACTGCGTGTGGACGGCGGGGCCTCCCGCAGCGAGCCGCTGATGCAGTTCCAGTCCGACCTTCTCGGGGTGAATGTCGTCCGCCCGGACAACGTGGAGACGACCGCCATGGGCGCGGCCTATCTGGCCGGACTGGCCGTGGGCTATTGGGAGAGCAAGGAGGACATCGTCTCCCGCTGGAAGGAAGACGCCCGCTTCCAGCCCTCCCGCCAGCAGGACGACATCAAGAAACTGGTCGCCGGCTGGAACCGCGCGGTCGATCGGGCGAAAGCCTGGGAACAACCCGACAACGAATCATGA
- a CDS encoding glycerol-3-phosphate dehydrogenase/oxidase, producing MKRDTHLNDIRTATEPFDFCIVGGGATGLGAAVDAASRGHSVVLIEQADFAKGTSSRSTKLVHGGVRYLQQGNVSLVLEALRERGRMTRNAPHLVHDLSFVIPNYSWWEGPFYGIGMKVYDQLAGKLGLGPSKWLSKEETVDRIPTVETENLTGGVMYHDGQFDDSRLAVNLAQTAAGLGAKIVNYTKCTGLLKKDGLVSGVEAMDLETCEPFQIHARCVINATGIFVDDLRSKDEGHAKPMVTVSQGIHIVLPKEFLPGNAAIMIPKTADGRVLFAVPWHDCVVVGTTDTPLPEKSMEPRALASEVEFVMEHAAKYLTKDPRPEDVLSIFAGLRPLVKSGDDTNTAAISRDHTILVSNSGLITVTGGKWTTYRKMAEDVIDQAEMVSGVDQRRCETETLQIRGWTHTPIPEPNLRPYGSDAAAIRALGDPVRLHPDLTVTAAEVRWHVREEMARTVEDVLSRRSRCLLLNARASIEAAPAVAAIMAEELGKDQAWIDHQLETYGALARGYVFGDPASVAG from the coding sequence ATGAAACGCGATACCCATCTCAATGACATCCGCACCGCCACGGAGCCTTTCGACTTCTGCATCGTGGGCGGCGGTGCCACCGGCCTGGGCGCGGCGGTTGACGCCGCCTCCCGCGGCCACTCCGTCGTCCTGATCGAGCAGGCGGACTTCGCGAAAGGCACGTCTTCCCGCTCGACAAAGCTGGTCCACGGCGGCGTGCGCTACCTCCAGCAGGGAAATGTCTCCCTGGTGCTGGAGGCGCTCCGCGAGCGCGGCCGCATGACCCGGAACGCACCCCACCTGGTGCATGACCTTTCCTTTGTCATCCCCAACTACAGTTGGTGGGAGGGCCCGTTCTACGGCATCGGCATGAAAGTCTATGACCAGCTCGCCGGGAAGCTGGGACTCGGGCCGAGCAAGTGGCTTTCGAAAGAAGAAACGGTGGACCGCATCCCCACCGTGGAAACGGAGAACCTCACCGGCGGGGTGATGTACCACGACGGCCAGTTCGATGACTCCAGGCTGGCGGTCAACCTCGCCCAGACCGCGGCGGGGCTGGGGGCTAAGATCGTGAACTACACGAAATGCACCGGCCTGCTGAAAAAAGACGGGCTGGTCAGCGGCGTGGAGGCCATGGACCTGGAAACCTGCGAGCCTTTCCAGATCCACGCCCGCTGCGTGATCAATGCCACGGGCATCTTCGTGGATGACCTCCGGTCGAAGGATGAAGGCCATGCCAAACCCATGGTCACCGTCAGCCAGGGCATCCACATCGTCCTGCCGAAGGAATTCCTGCCCGGCAACGCGGCGATCATGATCCCGAAAACGGCGGACGGCCGCGTCCTGTTCGCCGTGCCGTGGCATGACTGCGTGGTGGTGGGCACCACCGACACCCCGCTGCCGGAGAAGTCCATGGAACCCCGCGCTCTGGCTTCAGAGGTGGAGTTCGTGATGGAACACGCCGCGAAGTACCTGACGAAAGACCCGCGTCCGGAGGATGTGCTCAGCATTTTCGCCGGACTGCGGCCGCTCGTGAAATCCGGCGATGACACGAACACCGCCGCCATTTCCCGGGATCACACCATTCTCGTCAGCAACAGCGGCCTCATCACCGTGACGGGCGGAAAATGGACCACCTACCGGAAGATGGCGGAAGACGTCATCGACCAGGCGGAGATGGTCTCCGGAGTGGACCAGCGGCGCTGTGAGACGGAAACCCTCCAGATCCGTGGCTGGACCCACACTCCCATCCCGGAACCGAACCTCCGCCCCTACGGATCAGACGCCGCGGCCATCCGCGCCCTCGGCGACCCCGTAAGGCTCCATCCGGATCTGACGGTCACCGCCGCCGAAGTCCGCTGGCATGTCCGCGAGGAGATGGCCCGGACGGTGGAGGACGTCCTCTCCCGCCGCTCCCGCTGTCTGTTGCTCAATGCCCGCGCCAGCATCGAAGCCGCTCCGGCGGTCGCCGCCATCATGGCGGAAGAGCTGGGGAAAGATCAGGCCTGGATCGACCACCAGCTCGAAACCTACGGAGCGCTCGCCCGGGGTTACGTCTTCGGGGATCCGGCCAGTGTGGCGGGATGA
- the yjjJ gene encoding type II toxin-antitoxin system HipA family toxin YjjJ, producing the protein MPRPPRITRELLTSLIRSRGPVSATELADLLRANRSTITRALSGWGDELVTLGATRSTRYLLRRSVRGIGGCWPIYRIDEAGRAHQWAELEALHDRNWRMKWHGEAPAWSQLFTEENGLWQGFPFFLEDIRPQGFLGRIIAGGIARTLRVPEDPRQWSDEDNLTHLQEMGDDLPGNVVIGDACLRRALARSPMLTRENAIHPESREAIYPAQALGITQSLPGSSAGGEQPKFLATLRLEDGLRPVIVKFSAPVDQPTGRRWSDLLVAELVAHQTLAETGLAGTGAELIHADGRSFLEIARFDRTAGGGRRGLVSLQALLAATGNLHLRDWPAAAETLQRLRLIDEDSVRTIRLLHAFGELIGNSDMHAGNLSFFMGNSLPFRLAPAYDMLPMLWAPGPQGEIVPRRFAPAPPLPSLLPIWREAAVLAERFWERLSDDGRLSAEFSGEARSARATLHHLRKHVG; encoded by the coding sequence GTGCCTCGTCCTCCACGAATCACCCGTGAGTTGCTCACATCGCTGATCCGGTCGCGCGGACCGGTATCCGCCACCGAGCTTGCGGATCTCTTGCGGGCGAACCGGAGCACCATCACCCGGGCCCTGTCAGGATGGGGTGATGAACTGGTGACCCTCGGAGCCACCCGGAGCACCCGCTACCTCCTGCGCCGCAGTGTGCGCGGCATCGGCGGCTGCTGGCCGATCTATCGCATTGATGAGGCAGGAAGGGCCCACCAATGGGCGGAGCTCGAAGCGCTTCATGACCGGAATTGGCGAATGAAGTGGCACGGGGAAGCACCTGCCTGGAGCCAACTCTTCACCGAGGAGAACGGACTATGGCAGGGTTTCCCCTTCTTTCTGGAAGATATCCGGCCGCAGGGCTTCCTGGGCCGAATCATCGCCGGAGGGATCGCCCGGACGTTGCGGGTTCCGGAAGATCCGCGGCAATGGAGCGATGAGGACAACCTGACCCACCTCCAGGAAATGGGCGATGATCTCCCCGGAAACGTGGTGATAGGAGATGCATGCCTGCGCCGCGCGCTGGCCCGCTCCCCCATGCTGACCCGGGAAAATGCGATCCATCCGGAGTCGCGCGAAGCCATCTACCCAGCTCAGGCACTCGGGATCACGCAGAGCCTGCCTGGATCATCCGCCGGGGGCGAGCAGCCGAAGTTCCTAGCGACGCTGCGACTTGAAGACGGACTGCGCCCGGTGATCGTGAAATTTTCCGCCCCCGTGGATCAACCCACGGGCAGACGCTGGAGCGACCTGCTGGTGGCGGAACTCGTCGCCCACCAAACGCTGGCGGAAACCGGACTGGCCGGCACCGGCGCGGAACTCATCCATGCGGACGGGCGAAGCTTTCTGGAAATCGCGCGCTTTGACCGCACGGCCGGCGGTGGCCGCCGGGGTCTCGTGTCGCTACAAGCCCTTCTGGCCGCTACCGGGAACCTGCATCTGCGGGACTGGCCGGCGGCGGCGGAAACACTGCAAAGGTTGAGGCTTATTGATGAAGATAGCGTAAGGACGATCCGGCTGCTCCATGCCTTCGGCGAGCTGATCGGGAACTCCGACATGCACGCGGGCAACCTCTCGTTCTTCATGGGAAATTCGCTGCCCTTCCGTCTCGCCCCCGCCTACGACATGCTGCCGATGCTATGGGCCCCGGGACCACAGGGAGAGATTGTGCCACGCCGTTTCGCGCCCGCCCCACCGTTACCCTCGTTGCTTCCCATATGGCGGGAAGCGGCGGTGCTCGCGGAACGATTTTGGGAACGACTCTCCGACGACGGACGGCTGTCCGCGGAATTTTCCGGGGAAGCTCGCTCAGCACGGGCGACCCTCCATCATCTCCGCAAACATGTGGGGTGA
- a CDS encoding small basic protein, translated as MSKHNSLKASATVGGKRSVLKRFERVKLLKERGEWKAGRSPVGLPKTKHEG; from the coding sequence ATGTCCAAGCACAACAGCCTCAAAGCAAGCGCCACCGTCGGCGGCAAACGCTCCGTCCTCAAGCGCTTCGAGCGCGTCAAGCTCCTCAAGGAGCGTGGCGAATGGAAAGCCGGCCGCAGCCCTGTCGGCCTGCCAAAGACCAAGCACGAAGGTTGA
- a CDS encoding rRNA pseudouridine synthase codes for MNDGVRLNKYLASCGIGSRRACDELIQTGRVEVNGSPCLNMGTRIGHGDHVKLDGKRVVPNEVAILAFHKPRGFVCTREDELGRETIYDFLPPTLHSLHHVGRLDRDSEGLLILTNDGDLSQKLMHPSKSVEKEYLVTSNQAFENQHLDQFLEGIYSEGGKLKAKAIERLSPRRIKIILDHGAKRQIRVMFEALGYQVTKLLRIRIGSLWLGDLEPGTYAFLNSKEVELLMKNPKA; via the coding sequence ATGAACGACGGCGTCCGCCTCAACAAGTACCTCGCTTCCTGCGGCATCGGCTCCCGCCGCGCCTGTGATGAACTCATCCAGACCGGCCGGGTGGAGGTGAATGGTTCGCCGTGCCTGAACATGGGGACCCGCATCGGCCACGGCGACCACGTGAAGCTGGATGGCAAGCGCGTCGTCCCGAATGAGGTGGCGATCCTCGCCTTCCACAAACCGCGCGGCTTCGTCTGCACCCGCGAGGATGAGCTGGGCCGGGAGACGATCTACGATTTCCTCCCCCCCACCCTGCACAGCCTCCACCATGTCGGCCGCCTGGACCGCGATTCCGAAGGCTTGTTGATCCTCACCAACGACGGCGACCTGTCCCAGAAGCTCATGCATCCATCGAAATCGGTGGAGAAAGAGTATCTGGTGACCTCCAACCAGGCCTTCGAGAACCAACACCTCGACCAGTTCCTGGAAGGCATCTACTCCGAAGGAGGAAAGCTGAAGGCGAAAGCCATCGAGCGGCTCTCCCCGCGGCGGATCAAGATCATCCTGGACCACGGCGCGAAGCGGCAGATCCGCGTCATGTTCGAGGCGCTGGGCTACCAGGTGACCAAGCTGCTGCGCATCCGGATCGGTTCGCTGTGGCTGGGCGATCTGGAACCCGGAACCTATGCCTTCCTCAACTCGAAGGAAGTCGAGTTGCTGATGAAGAATCCGAAGGCCTGA